A DNA window from Myxococcota bacterium contains the following coding sequences:
- a CDS encoding PfkB family carbohydrate kinase gives MSAKRATVVGLGLCVIDHLYLVEAQDPRAERQNYRDRRVSVGGMVTNALAQVARLGARAELVTQLGDDPDGVRARRELRTLGIGTRSVQVSRAMPTTVAVVFVDPATGERRFLTAPRAKLEARVRGLDLAAIRPGRVLLVDGHFPSQLRRAARRARKHGVPVVGDLSDARPAYVALLPYLDRPVLPEGFVRAWHRGTPSDAIRRLHDEFGAEAVVTQGSRGGLYWNDGRVARYRSPRVTVRDTTGAGDAFHGAFAVGLAEGLPLADNVARAARAGATACTRVGATAKLLGRSAWERVRATASR, from the coding sequence GTGAGCGCCAAGCGGGCGACCGTCGTCGGCCTCGGCCTGTGCGTGATCGATCACCTCTACCTGGTCGAGGCGCAGGACCCACGGGCCGAGCGACAGAACTACCGCGACCGCCGCGTGTCGGTTGGCGGCATGGTGACGAACGCGCTGGCCCAGGTGGCCCGGCTCGGGGCCCGCGCCGAACTGGTCACCCAGCTCGGCGACGATCCCGACGGGGTGCGTGCGCGACGGGAGCTGCGCACCCTCGGGATCGGAACGCGCAGCGTGCAGGTCTCGCGCGCCATGCCCACCACCGTCGCGGTCGTCTTCGTCGACCCGGCGACCGGGGAGCGACGCTTCCTCACCGCTCCGCGCGCGAAGCTCGAAGCGCGCGTGCGCGGTCTGGACCTCGCCGCGATTCGTCCGGGCCGGGTGTTGCTCGTCGACGGTCACTTCCCGAGCCAGCTGCGTCGGGCCGCTCGCCGGGCCCGCAAGCACGGGGTCCCCGTGGTGGGCGATCTGAGTGATGCCCGTCCGGCCTACGTCGCACTGCTTCCCTACCTCGATCGGCCGGTCCTACCCGAGGGCTTCGTGCGCGCATGGCATCGGGGAACGCCCTCCGATGCGATTCGCCGACTTCACGACGAGTTCGGGGCGGAAGCGGTGGTGACCCAGGGGAGCCGGGGCGGGCTCTACTGGAACGACGGACGGGTCGCGCGCTATCGCTCGCCGCGCGTGACCGTCCGCGATACCACGGGTGCCGGCGACGCCTTTCACGGGGCCTTCGCGGTCGGTCTGGCCGAAGGGCTGCCGCTCGCCGACAACGTCGCGCGCGCGGCGCGCGCGGGCGCCACGGCCTGCACCCGCGTGGGTGCGACGGCGAAGTTGCTCGGGCGCAGTGCCTGGGAGCGAGTCCGCGCTACGGCGTCTCGGTGA
- a CDS encoding antibiotic biosynthesis monooxygenase translates to MVTIGMNYFVLPGKEQVFEDACARVVDTMNGIDGHDDSHLYKQIDGDRPVYLIVSRWQSEDAFQAFVASDAFKKVTNWGAENILTGPPRHTTYQEG, encoded by the coding sequence GTGGTCACGATCGGAATGAACTACTTCGTCTTGCCGGGGAAGGAGCAGGTGTTCGAGGACGCCTGCGCCCGGGTCGTCGACACGATGAACGGGATCGACGGGCACGACGACTCGCACCTCTACAAGCAGATCGACGGCGACCGCCCGGTCTACCTGATCGTCTCGCGTTGGCAGAGCGAGGACGCGTTTCAGGCCTTCGTGGCTTCCGACGCGTTCAAGAAGGTCACGAACTGGGGGGCCGAGAACATCCTGACTGGCCCGCCCCGGCACACGACCTACCAGGAGGGGTGA
- a CDS encoding rhomboid family intramembrane serine protease: protein MFPLRDDNPTLSGSWVTFAFIGLNALAWFLVQGFGGDPAFSESICSLGAIPAAVLGTLGPGSEVPLGPQHVCTIGGSTTYTVVTSMFMHGGWFHILGNLWFLYVFGDNVEDAMGPVRFAVFYLVCGIAATAAHIASSPESAVPVVGASGAIGGVMGAYAFLYPRVSVHLLITLGFYVTTTVVPAWMMLGYWFVIQVVGGLPALAGSGGGVAFWAHVGGFLAGVALLPLFRVPARVEAHRRHVGRDRF, encoded by the coding sequence ATGTTCCCGCTCCGCGATGACAATCCCACCCTCTCCGGGTCCTGGGTGACCTTCGCCTTCATCGGCCTGAACGCCCTGGCCTGGTTCCTGGTGCAAGGGTTCGGCGGCGATCCGGCGTTCAGTGAGTCGATCTGTTCGCTTGGTGCGATCCCGGCGGCGGTGCTCGGCACGCTGGGTCCCGGCAGCGAAGTGCCGCTCGGACCACAGCACGTCTGCACCATCGGTGGGAGTACGACCTACACGGTCGTCACCTCGATGTTCATGCACGGGGGCTGGTTCCACATCCTGGGCAACCTGTGGTTCCTCTACGTCTTCGGCGACAACGTCGAAGACGCGATGGGACCCGTGCGCTTCGCGGTGTTCTACCTGGTGTGCGGGATCGCCGCGACGGCCGCGCACATTGCTTCGAGCCCCGAGAGCGCCGTGCCCGTCGTCGGTGCATCCGGGGCGATCGGCGGCGTGATGGGCGCCTATGCGTTCCTGTATCCCCGCGTGTCCGTGCACTTGCTGATCACCCTCGGCTTCTACGTCACGACCACCGTGGTGCCGGCCTGGATGATGCTCGGGTACTGGTTCGTCATTCAGGTCGTTGGTGGCCTTCCCGCTCTCGCGGGCAGCGGCGGAGGCGTGGCGTTCTGGGCACACGTGGGCGGGTTCCTCGCGGGCGTTGCGTTGCTGCCGCTCTTCCGTGTACCGGCGCGCGTCGAGGCCCATCGGCGTCACGTCGGTCGCGACCGTTTCTGA
- a CDS encoding glycosyltransferase family 4 protein, whose amino-acid sequence MTHPRASDVGGVERQAHSIAVALLDAGHEVHFFCQRADAGIDPRLRIHRLSNPLRPLRWFKVWWFDRASERAVRDAGPFDLVQGFGKTSRQDVYFDGSGCLADFQRWSVDATIDAEWRRALRRASPHQRVVARIEGNRYTPGNYRRILAISDLVRDQILARYGLPSEDVETLYPGVDLERFRPDAARAAEARRSLGLSEATPLLAFLGSDYRRKGLPVFLETLARLEGVHGFVIGNERAERVRAFQEDARQLGVGDRVHWLGVQPEPEAWLAAADAFLFPTHFDAFGSAVLEALACGVPAIVSREAGAAELVEPGRTGDTLERTAPVAAWAEAAAEWLVREGRDQRCADARAAAEAHPWSRHVGRILELYQELGKSPPVVPHGG is encoded by the coding sequence CTGACCCATCCGCGGGCCAGCGATGTCGGCGGCGTCGAACGCCAGGCGCACAGCATCGCCGTGGCCCTGCTCGACGCGGGCCACGAGGTCCATTTCTTTTGTCAGCGGGCCGATGCTGGCATCGACCCGCGCCTTCGGATCCACCGACTCTCCAACCCCCTGCGGCCGCTCCGTTGGTTCAAGGTCTGGTGGTTCGATCGCGCGAGCGAGCGTGCCGTGCGCGATGCCGGGCCCTTCGATCTGGTGCAGGGGTTCGGAAAGACCTCCCGCCAGGACGTGTACTTCGACGGCAGCGGCTGTCTCGCCGACTTCCAGCGCTGGTCGGTGGACGCCACGATCGACGCGGAATGGCGGCGCGCGCTGCGTCGGGCCAGTCCGCACCAGCGCGTCGTCGCCCGGATCGAGGGCAACCGGTACACGCCCGGGAACTACCGGCGCATCCTCGCGATCTCGGACCTCGTCCGCGATCAGATCCTCGCGCGCTACGGCTTGCCCTCTGAGGACGTCGAGACGCTCTACCCCGGCGTCGATCTCGAACGCTTCCGGCCCGACGCCGCGCGCGCAGCCGAGGCGCGCCGCAGCCTCGGCCTCTCCGAAGCCACGCCCCTGCTCGCGTTCCTCGGGTCCGACTACCGGCGCAAGGGGCTCCCGGTCTTTCTCGAGACCCTCGCGCGTCTCGAGGGTGTGCACGGTTTCGTGATCGGAAACGAGCGCGCCGAGCGTGTCCGCGCCTTTCAGGAAGACGCGCGGCAGCTCGGCGTGGGAGACCGGGTGCATTGGCTCGGGGTCCAGCCCGAACCTGAGGCCTGGCTCGCGGCGGCGGACGCCTTCCTGTTCCCCACCCACTTCGACGCGTTCGGGAGCGCGGTGCTGGAGGCCCTGGCGTGCGGAGTGCCGGCGATCGTCAGTCGCGAAGCAGGCGCTGCCGAGTTGGTAGAGCCCGGCAGGACCGGGGACACCCTCGAGCGTACGGCGCCCGTCGCGGCGTGGGCCGAAGCCGCGGCGGAGTGGCTCGTCCGCGAGGGACGCGATCAACGCTGCGCAGATGCGCGGGCCGCCGCCGAGGCCCATCCCTGGAGCCGACACGTGGGCCGGATTCTCGAGCTGTATCAGGAGCTTGGGAAGTCACCCCCCGTGGTTCCCCACGGGGGATAG
- a CDS encoding SUMF1/EgtB/PvdO family nonheme iron enzyme — protein MELARAFDTLGLDPGASVQEVEAAYRRLCDDFDARIGRVTSLALRDRYAAARAELEAARAAAIQVAGQTVRASGQEDPHTRSWDVLGLQAGASPLEVASAYVSLCEELDRELDSAPTEALRRRCLEARAEIDAAYQLCAAAPLAESGEAQTPPSGYETQMAPAAFEARQPEPPPEPAPAAIEIVTDPAPVPTRRRRRRPLRRFGAFAFTLLIACAATLGYGWTTKAEWFQLVKRVLPLPPAPALVEAQSAAEYLRRRVVEERRDIEQRADVASQRVDQLQAASYAETEPEARHRAEVALEQAQSRTNLASRLRDLTERHVFSSSALAEAYGRMELGAELAEAGEPDRAIAAYSEARSHLEATLESLDEAESALGVRSEALAARDAWIALAASAGLEPGAAIRDGGTRLEAGDRLLEEGNFAGATPELRSASQHFRTALDEGRRILAEERERAEAEARNAPPEEEAEQLASNGSPPETNGSHGGREAVLASVSPGERADVKLVAIPAGAFLYGCNGLVEQDCADSEPAGRRTQVDAFRIDRTEVRVSEYKHCVDAGVCAAPATGGGCNWENPGRGDHPVNCIAWEQASAYCGWVGKRLPTEQEWEKAARGTDGRTYPWGNVRASCEVAVMSEGGSGGCGRSSTAPVGSLERGRSPYGLFDMAGNVLEWTVSLHESGSGARVLRGGSWQNGAGFMRSSHREGASPKLRHESVGLRCAEGAVVAENGAS, from the coding sequence ATGGAGCTGGCTCGGGCCTTCGACACACTGGGTCTCGACCCCGGCGCATCCGTGCAGGAAGTCGAGGCGGCATACCGCCGCCTCTGCGACGACTTCGACGCGCGGATTGGCCGCGTGACGAGTCTCGCCCTGCGAGACCGCTATGCGGCGGCGCGCGCAGAGCTCGAAGCGGCACGCGCGGCCGCGATCCAGGTGGCGGGCCAGACCGTCAGAGCCTCCGGGCAGGAGGATCCCCACACCCGCTCCTGGGACGTGCTCGGCCTCCAGGCCGGAGCCTCGCCCCTCGAAGTGGCGTCGGCCTACGTCTCCCTGTGTGAGGAGCTCGACCGCGAGCTGGATTCGGCACCGACCGAGGCGCTGCGGCGCCGCTGCCTGGAAGCGCGCGCCGAGATCGACGCCGCCTATCAACTCTGCGCTGCCGCTCCGCTCGCCGAGTCGGGCGAAGCCCAGACCCCGCCCTCGGGCTACGAGACCCAGATGGCGCCGGCCGCGTTCGAGGCCCGGCAGCCCGAGCCGCCGCCGGAACCTGCGCCGGCGGCGATCGAGATCGTCACCGATCCGGCCCCGGTCCCGACACGACGCCGGAGGCGTCGGCCGCTGCGCCGCTTCGGCGCCTTCGCCTTCACGCTGTTGATCGCCTGCGCCGCGACCCTCGGCTACGGCTGGACGACCAAGGCCGAGTGGTTCCAGTTGGTGAAGCGGGTCCTGCCCTTGCCGCCGGCTCCGGCCCTCGTCGAGGCCCAGAGCGCCGCCGAGTACCTGCGCCGACGAGTGGTCGAGGAGCGCCGCGACATCGAGCAGCGCGCCGATGTGGCGTCCCAGCGCGTGGATCAGCTCCAGGCCGCTTCCTACGCCGAGACCGAGCCCGAAGCGCGACACCGGGCCGAGGTCGCCCTCGAACAGGCCCAGTCGCGCACGAACCTCGCGAGCCGCTTGCGCGATCTCACAGAACGACACGTCTTCTCGAGCAGCGCGCTCGCCGAGGCCTACGGTCGCATGGAACTCGGGGCCGAGCTGGCCGAGGCTGGCGAGCCCGACCGCGCGATCGCGGCCTATTCGGAAGCGCGCTCTCACCTCGAAGCCACGCTCGAGAGTCTCGACGAAGCCGAGTCGGCGCTCGGTGTGCGCTCGGAAGCCCTGGCCGCGCGCGATGCCTGGATCGCGCTCGCCGCCTCGGCGGGCCTCGAGCCCGGTGCGGCGATCCGCGACGGTGGGACGCGCCTGGAAGCCGGCGATCGACTCCTGGAAGAGGGCAATTTCGCCGGGGCGACGCCCGAGCTCCGTTCCGCCTCTCAGCACTTCCGCACCGCTCTCGACGAGGGACGACGCATCCTCGCCGAAGAGCGCGAGCGCGCCGAGGCCGAGGCGCGCAACGCGCCGCCCGAAGAAGAGGCGGAACAGCTCGCCAGCAACGGCAGCCCGCCGGAGACGAACGGGAGCCACGGCGGCCGCGAGGCGGTGCTGGCTTCGGTGTCTCCCGGTGAGCGGGCCGACGTGAAGCTGGTCGCCATTCCGGCCGGCGCCTTTCTCTACGGTTGCAACGGCCTGGTCGAGCAGGACTGCGCCGACTCGGAACCGGCCGGCCGGCGCACCCAGGTAGACGCCTTCCGCATCGATCGCACGGAGGTCCGCGTCTCCGAGTACAAGCATTGCGTCGATGCCGGCGTGTGCGCGGCCCCCGCGACGGGCGGCGGCTGCAACTGGGAGAACCCGGGGCGTGGCGACCACCCGGTGAACTGCATCGCCTGGGAGCAGGCCTCGGCCTACTGCGGCTGGGTCGGGAAGCGCCTGCCCACGGAGCAGGAGTGGGAGAAGGCGGCGCGCGGCACCGACGGCCGGACCTATCCCTGGGGCAACGTGCGCGCGAGCTGTGAAGTCGCCGTGATGAGCGAAGGGGGCAGCGGCGGCTGCGGACGCTCGTCGACGGCGCCCGTCGGCAGCCTCGAGCGCGGACGAAGTCCCTACGGCCTCTTCGACATGGCTGGGAACGTCCTCGAGTGGACGGTCAGCCTGCACGAATCGGGCTCGGGAGCGCGCGTGCTGCGCGGCGGCTCCTGGCAGAACGGAGCGGGCTTCATGCGGTCGTCGCACCGAGAGGGGGCGTCGCCGAAGCTCCGCCACGAGAGCGTCGGTCTCCGCTGCGCCGAGGGCGCCGTCGTCGCCGAGAACGGCGCCTCCTGA
- a CDS encoding BolA/IbaG family iron-sulfur metabolism protein: MPLQILSSPSDPPEDLVPQLEKAVREVFPDAATVEVTANSPGHFSVRVVCASFADQNRVKQQQRVYGAIAHLMAGDAAPVHAIDRLITETP, translated from the coding sequence GTGCCCCTGCAGATCCTCTCGTCGCCCAGCGATCCGCCCGAAGACCTGGTCCCGCAGCTCGAGAAGGCGGTGCGCGAGGTGTTCCCGGACGCGGCGACCGTCGAGGTGACGGCGAACAGCCCGGGCCACTTCTCGGTGCGCGTGGTGTGCGCGAGCTTCGCCGATCAGAATCGGGTGAAGCAGCAGCAGCGGGTCTACGGCGCGATCGCCCACCTGATGGCGGGCGACGCGGCGCCGGTCCATGCGATCGACCGGCTGATCACCGAGACGCCGTAG